One window from the genome of Dyella sp. A6 encodes:
- a CDS encoding xanthine dehydrogenase family protein molybdopterin-binding subunit: MSHSAEDIATPLDEFPTGETPTNLSRRQFLLASAGVMAGAFVLGVGLPLGMARGQTPAAAARRMRVPAFLEIRPDNTIRLQSPFIEGGQGTFTAMAQIVGEELDADPATFVVENAPPGKEYTVMANGMRITGGSMSVRFGYPPMRQLGALARAMLLEAGSKHFGVPVAQLTTEPGKVVHKASGRSASYGELAPHALDLPVPDPASVKLKDPSQFRWIGKPVKRLDAYDKSTGKVIYSIDTQVDGMLQAAVQHAPRYGMTIGSIRNEDQLKAMTGVHSVHRLPGAVAVVADRWWNAKRAAEAAQVDWQEAPTGSSQRTMPADFSTKAYEQQLASTPGDGVTAESAGDVAGALKKAHTVVSATYATQYVHHAQLEPPSALARFNPDGTLEIWLPNQAPDLFQADIAKHAGIDPQKVILHQPLLGGFFGRHFLYGPGNPYPQAIQLAKATGRPIKLIWSREEEFLRDPMRPMAVVHFKGGLDANGMPVAIEAVSATEGPAEGIANKRSKPFDDSAVEGLTGKAYAIPNRRIAQLYVKTPAMLAYWRSVGHSMNDFLYESFLDELADKGGQDPYELRMHLLKGNQRLTHLLQAVGELSGGWKRGPFTAADGSRRARGVAMASPFGSEAAAIAEVSIEHGKVKVHDVWEAIDPGSIVNPAIIEAQVHGAVALGLSEVLLEEAVYEHGVPRARNYDMYPILPPDRMANVHVRIVQSGATMGGIGEPPLPATPPAVANAVSQLTGKRIRSMPLSRYSFDT; this comes from the coding sequence ATGAGTCACAGTGCAGAAGACATCGCCACGCCGCTCGACGAGTTTCCGACCGGCGAGACGCCGACCAATCTTTCGCGGCGTCAGTTCCTGCTGGCTTCGGCGGGCGTGATGGCGGGTGCGTTCGTGCTCGGTGTCGGCTTGCCGCTCGGCATGGCGCGTGGGCAGACACCTGCCGCTGCCGCGCGCAGGATGCGCGTGCCCGCCTTCCTCGAAATCCGGCCCGATAACACGATCCGTCTGCAAAGCCCCTTCATCGAGGGCGGGCAGGGCACATTCACGGCGATGGCCCAGATCGTGGGCGAGGAACTCGACGCCGACCCGGCCACCTTCGTGGTGGAGAATGCCCCACCCGGCAAGGAATACACCGTCATGGCCAACGGCATGCGGATCACCGGCGGCAGCATGTCGGTGCGCTTCGGTTATCCGCCGATGCGCCAGCTCGGTGCGCTGGCCCGCGCAATGCTGCTGGAAGCCGGCTCGAAGCATTTCGGCGTACCGGTCGCACAACTCACCACCGAGCCGGGCAAGGTGGTGCACAAGGCGTCGGGGCGTTCGGCCAGCTACGGCGAACTGGCCCCGCACGCGCTGGACCTGCCCGTGCCCGATCCCGCCAGCGTGAAGCTCAAGGACCCGAGCCAGTTCCGCTGGATCGGCAAGCCGGTGAAGCGCCTGGATGCCTACGACAAGTCGACCGGCAAGGTGATCTACAGCATCGATACGCAGGTCGACGGCATGCTTCAGGCAGCGGTGCAGCATGCGCCGCGCTATGGCATGACCATCGGCAGCATCCGCAACGAAGACCAGCTCAAGGCGATGACCGGGGTGCATTCGGTCCATCGGCTGCCGGGTGCGGTGGCGGTGGTCGCCGATCGCTGGTGGAATGCGAAACGCGCTGCCGAAGCGGCGCAGGTGGACTGGCAGGAAGCGCCGACAGGTTCGTCGCAGCGCACGATGCCGGCCGACTTTTCGACCAAGGCCTATGAGCAGCAGCTGGCCAGCACTCCGGGCGACGGCGTGACGGCGGAGTCGGCGGGCGATGTGGCAGGAGCCTTGAAGAAGGCCCACACGGTGGTAAGCGCCACCTATGCCACGCAGTACGTGCACCACGCCCAGCTCGAACCGCCATCGGCACTGGCGCGCTTCAACCCGGACGGCACGCTCGAGATATGGCTGCCGAACCAGGCGCCGGACTTGTTCCAGGCGGACATCGCCAAGCACGCCGGCATCGACCCGCAGAAGGTCATCCTCCATCAACCCCTGCTGGGCGGTTTCTTCGGCCGCCATTTCCTGTATGGCCCGGGCAACCCTTACCCCCAGGCGATCCAGCTGGCCAAGGCGACCGGGCGTCCGATCAAGCTGATCTGGAGCCGTGAAGAGGAATTCCTGCGCGACCCGATGCGGCCGATGGCGGTGGTCCATTTCAAGGGCGGCCTGGATGCGAACGGCATGCCGGTGGCCATCGAGGCGGTCAGCGCCACCGAGGGGCCGGCCGAAGGCATCGCCAACAAGCGCAGCAAGCCCTTCGACGACAGCGCGGTGGAAGGACTGACTGGCAAGGCCTATGCGATTCCCAACCGGCGGATCGCCCAGCTTTACGTCAAGACGCCGGCGATGCTGGCCTACTGGCGTTCGGTCGGTCACTCGATGAACGACTTCCTGTACGAGAGCTTCCTCGACGAGCTGGCCGACAAGGGTGGGCAGGACCCGTACGAGCTGCGCATGCACCTGCTGAAGGGAAACCAGCGCTTGACCCACCTGCTGCAGGCGGTCGGCGAACTGTCCGGCGGCTGGAAGCGTGGCCCCTTTACCGCCGCGGACGGCAGCCGGCGCGCGCGTGGCGTGGCCATGGCATCGCCGTTTGGATCGGAGGCCGCGGCGATTGCCGAAGTTTCGATCGAACACGGGAAGGTCAAGGTGCACGATGTGTGGGAAGCGATCGACCCGGGCAGCATCGTGAATCCGGCGATCATCGAGGCGCAGGTCCATGGCGCCGTGGCACTGGGCTTGTCCGAGGTTCTGCTGGAAGAGGCCGTCTATGAACATGGTGTGCCGCGGGCACGCAACTACGACATGTACCCGATCCTGCCGCCCGACCGCATGGCGAACGTGCATGTGCGCATCGTGCAGAGCGGGGCGACCATGGGCGGCATCGGCGAGCCACCGCTGCCGGCGACTCCGCCTGCGGTGGCCAATGCGGTGTCGCAACTGACCGGAAAGCGGATCCGCAGCATGCCGTTGTCGCGCTACAGCTTCGATACCTAA
- a CDS encoding cytochrome c — MKMRRFRKVVAWLLVVVLVIVAGTAWFVTRTPSSPFDGVTATATPSAALIAQGEYVARLGDCVACHSTADGKPFAGGLKMATPLGTIFTTNITPDKATGIGAYSLADFDRAVRHGVARDGHRLYPAMPYPSYARLSDSDVRALYAYFMHDVHPVHQPNRPTTMSWPMNMRWPLALWNVAFARSEPYQPMPTSQADAQLWNRGAYIVQGPGHCGSCHTPRGSLMNEKALDGRSPLYLSGAGLDGWYAPSLRGDGGMGLGQWSGQDIIQFLRTGRNMHAVVFGSMADAFNNSTQFMTDGDLKAIAYYLKSLPGLAVAGGSAQPASTSVHAASASGPVADTAGARIYMAKCSFCHGREGQGQQQWIPPLAGSASSMAEDDASSINVTLNGSARVVAAGVPDAYRMVPFRDQLSDQDIADVLSFVRTSWGNTGGSVSPQAVKKLRERTNPASSDVIVLQMR; from the coding sequence ATGAAGATGCGCCGGTTCCGCAAGGTGGTCGCGTGGTTGCTGGTGGTGGTGCTGGTGATCGTCGCCGGTACGGCATGGTTCGTGACGCGCACGCCGTCGTCGCCGTTCGACGGCGTCACGGCCACCGCCACGCCATCGGCGGCCCTGATCGCACAAGGCGAGTACGTCGCGCGGCTCGGCGACTGCGTGGCCTGCCACAGCACGGCGGACGGCAAGCCGTTTGCCGGTGGCCTGAAGATGGCGACGCCGCTGGGGACGATCTTCACCACCAACATTACGCCCGACAAGGCGACCGGTATCGGCGCCTACAGCCTGGCAGACTTCGACCGGGCGGTACGTCATGGCGTGGCGCGCGATGGTCATCGGCTCTATCCGGCGATGCCGTATCCGTCCTATGCCAGGCTCAGCGACAGCGATGTCCGCGCGCTCTATGCCTACTTCATGCATGACGTGCATCCGGTGCACCAGCCGAACCGGCCCACGACCATGTCGTGGCCGATGAACATGCGCTGGCCGCTGGCGCTCTGGAACGTGGCTTTCGCACGGTCGGAGCCGTACCAGCCGATGCCGACCAGCCAGGCCGACGCGCAGCTGTGGAATCGCGGCGCCTATATCGTGCAGGGGCCCGGGCATTGCGGAAGCTGCCATACCCCGCGCGGATCGTTGATGAACGAGAAGGCGCTCGACGGACGCAGTCCGCTGTATCTGTCCGGCGCGGGGCTGGATGGGTGGTATGCGCCCAGTCTGCGTGGCGACGGGGGCATGGGGCTGGGCCAATGGAGCGGGCAGGACATCATCCAGTTCCTCCGGACCGGACGGAACATGCACGCCGTGGTCTTTGGCTCGATGGCCGATGCATTCAACAATTCGACGCAGTTCATGACCGATGGCGACCTGAAGGCCATCGCCTATTACCTGAAGTCGCTGCCGGGGCTCGCTGTCGCGGGTGGCTCAGCGCAACCTGCCTCGACCTCCGTGCATGCGGCATCGGCGTCCGGCCCGGTTGCGGATACCGCGGGGGCACGGATCTACATGGCGAAGTGCAGCTTCTGCCATGGCCGGGAAGGGCAGGGCCAGCAGCAGTGGATTCCGCCGCTGGCAGGCTCCGCATCGTCGATGGCGGAGGATGATGCGTCGTCCATCAACGTGACGCTGAACGGTTCCGCGCGCGTGGTCGCGGCCGGCGTGCCGGATGCCTACCGCATGGTTCCCTTCCGCGACCAGTTGTCCGATCAGGATATCGCCGACGTGCTGAGCTTCGTGCGCACCTCGTGGGGCAACACCGGTGGCAGCGTCTCGCCACAGGCGGTGAAGAAGCTGCGCGAACGGACCAACCCGGCCAGCAGCGACGTCATCGTGCTGCAGATGCGCTGA
- the moaA gene encoding GTP 3',8-cyclase MoaA, which translates to MTPLADRYGRRFPYLRLSIIPACNFRCTYCLPHGYHAEAGLAGPLSLDEIARLLRGFSALGMHKVRITGGEPSVRNDLVDVLRTAAAVPGVDKLAMTTNGTLLSRRLGEWMDAGLNAINISVDSLDRAAFARITGHDRLDDILHGVEMALAAGLPSVKLNAVLLRGVNDGELPRWLDYLRDRRVGLRFIELMQTGDNLAFFRDHHVRASVLESELQDAGWQALPRAADAGPAREYRHPDYAGRIGIIAPYSKDFCAGCNRLRVTATGDLRLCLFGEFGIPLRPFLQHDEQLDALVQAIGGQIGRKEQGHFLHEGRTGITPHLASTGG; encoded by the coding sequence ATGACCCCGCTGGCCGATCGCTACGGTCGCCGTTTTCCGTACCTGCGACTGTCGATCATCCCCGCGTGCAACTTCCGTTGCACGTATTGCCTGCCGCATGGCTACCATGCCGAGGCAGGCCTGGCCGGGCCGTTGTCGCTGGACGAAATCGCTCGCCTGCTGCGCGGATTCTCGGCGCTGGGCATGCACAAGGTGCGGATCACCGGCGGCGAGCCCAGCGTGCGCAACGACCTGGTCGACGTGCTGCGGACCGCGGCGGCGGTGCCGGGTGTCGACAAGCTGGCGATGACCACCAATGGCACCTTGCTGTCGCGCCGCCTGGGCGAGTGGATGGACGCCGGGCTCAACGCCATCAATATCAGCGTGGACAGCCTCGACCGCGCGGCCTTCGCGCGCATCACCGGGCATGACCGGCTGGACGACATTCTGCATGGCGTGGAGATGGCGCTGGCTGCGGGCCTGCCTTCCGTCAAGCTCAACGCGGTGCTGCTGCGTGGCGTCAACGACGGCGAGCTGCCGCGCTGGCTGGACTACCTGCGTGACCGTCGGGTGGGCCTGCGCTTCATCGAGCTGATGCAGACCGGCGACAACCTCGCGTTCTTCCGCGACCACCACGTGCGCGCCAGCGTGCTCGAGAGCGAACTGCAGGACGCAGGCTGGCAGGCCTTGCCGCGCGCTGCCGATGCCGGCCCCGCCCGCGAATACCGGCATCCGGACTACGCCGGACGCATCGGCATCATCGCGCCCTATTCGAAAGACTTCTGCGCCGGCTGCAATCGTCTGCGCGTCACCGCCACGGGCGATCTCCGGCTTTGCCTGTTCGGCGAGTTCGGTATTCCCCTGCGTCCGTTCCTGCAGCACGACGAGCAGTTGGACGCACTGGTGCAGGCCATCGGCGGCCAGATCGGTCGCAAGGAGCAGGGCCATTTCCTGCACGAAGGCCGCACCGGCATCACCCCGCATCTGGCATCTACCGGAGGTTGA
- the moaCB gene encoding bifunctional molybdenum cofactor biosynthesis protein MoaC/MoaB has product MSQREERAYFHMADVRRKRATPRRAVAVGELYAGSAFDDIVAGHLPKGDAIAMAEVAGLQGAKNASQLMPLCHPLPLEYLELRCEPVPERQAIRVYCEVATCARTGVEMEALAGVNAALLTLYDLTKPVQPALAIGGVRLLFKEGGKKGLWFHPDGLSDAEKAHYRPQAVARLDGVSAAVITLSDRAHRGDYEDISGPLLVERLHALGAEIGPAEVRADDAGALSGHLRELAAAGVSLVLCTGGTGLGPRDVTPEALAQVADRRVPGLAEMFRSQSSQHTPLAWLSRADAVLLGRMLVIALPGSAKAVAQGMDILAPVLAHALAMVAGGGHA; this is encoded by the coding sequence ATGTCCCAGCGCGAGGAACGCGCTTATTTCCATATGGCCGATGTGCGCCGCAAACGTGCCACGCCCCGGCGCGCGGTCGCGGTGGGCGAGCTTTACGCCGGCTCGGCCTTCGACGATATCGTGGCCGGACACCTGCCCAAGGGCGATGCCATCGCCATGGCCGAGGTCGCCGGCCTGCAGGGTGCCAAGAATGCTTCGCAGCTGATGCCGCTGTGTCATCCGCTGCCGCTGGAATATCTGGAACTGCGCTGCGAACCGGTGCCGGAGCGCCAGGCGATCCGGGTCTACTGCGAAGTGGCCACCTGTGCCCGTACCGGGGTGGAGATGGAAGCGCTGGCCGGGGTCAACGCGGCCCTGCTAACGCTCTACGACCTGACCAAACCGGTGCAGCCGGCACTGGCCATCGGTGGCGTGCGCCTGTTGTTCAAGGAAGGCGGCAAGAAAGGTTTGTGGTTCCACCCCGATGGCCTCAGCGATGCCGAGAAAGCGCATTACCGCCCGCAGGCCGTGGCACGGCTGGACGGTGTGTCCGCGGCTGTGATCACGCTCAGCGACCGTGCGCACCGCGGTGACTACGAGGACATCTCCGGCCCGCTGCTGGTCGAACGTCTGCATGCGCTCGGCGCCGAGATCGGGCCGGCCGAGGTACGTGCCGACGACGCAGGTGCGCTGTCCGGGCACCTGCGCGAACTGGCGGCTGCCGGCGTGTCGCTGGTGCTGTGTACCGGCGGTACCGGGCTGGGGCCACGCGACGTGACGCCCGAGGCGCTGGCACAGGTCGCCGATCGTCGGGTGCCGGGGCTGGCGGAAATGTTCCGCAGCCAGAGCAGCCAGCACACTCCGCTGGCCTGGCTGAGCCGCGCCGATGCGGTGCTGCTTGGTCGGATGCTGGTGATCGCCTTGCCCGGCAGCGCGAAAGCGGTGGCCCAGGGCATGGATATCCTCGCCCCGGTGCTCGCGCATGCGTTGGCGATGGTGGCGGGTGGGGGTCACGCATGA
- the glp gene encoding gephyrin-like molybdotransferase Glp — protein sequence MSHDLLDPAEALRLIVSACVPLPGGNVALDDAAGRVLAAPVRAPAALPPFDNSAMDGYALGGGAEALVAGSEWPVEGEQAAGDGATRATDGAWEIMTGARVPEGLDRVIPVEQTERLDAPARVRLLAEVATGANVRTAGSDVPAGEAVLAAGTVLAPQHLMLLAALGVASVPVVERPRVAVLCTGRELVDDPALPLASGQIRNSNGPFLAERLPRAGADLVHRETVGDEVDAFLDAFARARHAGATVVVSTGAVSMGRYDFVPQALQRLGAEVVFHKLAIRPGKPLLFARLPDGTLFFGLPGNPISVAVGLRFFVEPAIRAMLGLPGETAWRVPLAADFSKKPHLRFHLKARVVLDGQGRLAAHVLSGQESYRIRPLAEANAWIVVPQEAQALPAGSLVDVWGLGHLESPRIDGSVA from the coding sequence ATGAGTCATGACCTGCTCGATCCGGCCGAGGCCCTGCGCCTGATCGTGTCGGCCTGCGTGCCGCTGCCGGGCGGGAATGTTGCGCTGGACGATGCGGCTGGCCGGGTGCTCGCTGCCCCGGTCCGGGCGCCGGCGGCACTGCCGCCGTTCGACAATTCGGCGATGGACGGCTATGCGCTGGGCGGCGGTGCGGAAGCATTGGTCGCCGGCAGCGAATGGCCCGTCGAAGGCGAGCAGGCCGCGGGCGATGGTGCTACGCGGGCCACCGATGGGGCCTGGGAGATCATGACCGGTGCGCGTGTGCCGGAAGGCCTCGATCGGGTGATTCCCGTCGAGCAGACCGAGCGGCTCGATGCGCCTGCACGGGTACGTCTGCTGGCCGAGGTGGCCACCGGTGCGAATGTGCGCACGGCCGGTTCCGACGTGCCGGCCGGCGAAGCCGTGCTTGCGGCCGGCACGGTGCTGGCGCCGCAGCACCTGATGCTGCTTGCCGCATTGGGCGTGGCCAGCGTGCCGGTGGTGGAACGCCCGCGCGTGGCGGTGCTGTGCACCGGTCGCGAGCTGGTGGACGATCCGGCGTTGCCGCTGGCCTCCGGCCAGATCCGCAACTCCAACGGTCCATTCCTGGCCGAGCGCCTGCCGCGTGCCGGTGCCGATCTGGTGCACCGAGAAACGGTGGGCGATGAGGTGGACGCTTTCCTCGATGCCTTCGCGCGGGCGCGCCATGCCGGTGCCACCGTGGTGGTGTCCACGGGTGCGGTGTCGATGGGGCGCTACGACTTCGTGCCGCAGGCACTGCAGCGGCTGGGCGCGGAGGTGGTCTTCCACAAGTTGGCGATCCGTCCCGGCAAGCCACTGCTGTTTGCACGCCTGCCCGATGGCACCTTGTTCTTCGGTCTGCCCGGCAATCCGATTTCGGTGGCAGTGGGGCTGCGCTTTTTCGTCGAACCGGCGATCCGGGCCATGCTCGGCCTGCCCGGCGAAACAGCCTGGCGCGTGCCGTTGGCGGCGGACTTCAGCAAGAAGCCGCATCTGCGTTTCCATCTCAAGGCCCGCGTGGTGCTGGACGGGCAGGGGCGTCTGGCCGCACATGTGCTGTCCGGACAGGAGTCCTACCGCATCCGCCCGCTGGCCGAGGCCAATGCGTGGATCGTGGTACCGCAGGAGGCGCAGGCGCTGCCGGCAGGTAGCCTGGTGGACGTATGGGGTCTGGGCCACCTTGAAAGCCCGCGCATCGACGGGAGCGTGGCATGA
- a CDS encoding MoaD/ThiS family protein, protein MKVRIALYGALREADARGHVELEVPDGTRIAELRELLVAHLATHAPAVSPGLVRCSAFASAEEILHNHRTLTEGVELAVLPPVSGG, encoded by the coding sequence ATGAAAGTCCGTATCGCATTGTATGGCGCGTTGCGCGAGGCCGATGCCCGCGGCCATGTGGAACTGGAGGTGCCGGACGGTACCCGCATCGCTGAGCTGCGCGAGTTGCTGGTCGCCCATCTGGCCACACATGCGCCGGCGGTTTCACCCGGGCTGGTGCGTTGCTCCGCCTTCGCCAGCGCGGAAGAGATCCTGCACAACCACCGCACGCTGACCGAAGGCGTGGAGCTGGCCGTGCTGCCGCCGGTCAGCGGTGGCTGA
- a CDS encoding molybdenum cofactor guanylyltransferase, with amino-acid sequence MPDRQATAMSLADARLPCIGVVLAGGRSTRMGRDKAMLAWQGRPLLDRQIDVLRRCGVDAWQISGDRPDYGSVADMQAGLGPLGGLVSVAGAVSGDADLLVIPVDMPLLGPDLLRRLRLAHAQARCLRYAGHVMPMRLRLDATSREQLAALLDQAEPAQRSLRALQRAMDAVELPLDDSEAAQLLDCNTEASWNEVTR; translated from the coding sequence ATGCCCGACCGGCAGGCCACCGCCATGTCGCTGGCGGATGCCCGCCTGCCGTGCATCGGGGTCGTGCTGGCCGGTGGCCGGTCCACCCGGATGGGGCGCGACAAGGCGATGCTGGCTTGGCAGGGCCGTCCGCTGCTCGATCGCCAGATCGACGTGCTGCGCCGTTGTGGCGTGGATGCCTGGCAGATCAGCGGTGACCGCCCCGACTATGGCAGTGTCGCCGACATGCAAGCCGGACTTGGCCCGCTGGGCGGACTCGTCAGCGTGGCAGGGGCGGTGTCGGGCGACGCGGACCTGCTGGTGATTCCGGTGGACATGCCGCTGCTCGGTCCCGACCTGCTGCGACGGCTGCGGCTGGCGCACGCACAGGCACGTTGCCTGCGTTATGCCGGCCACGTCATGCCGATGCGGTTGAGGCTCGACGCGACCAGTCGCGAGCAGCTCGCCGCCTTGCTCGATCAGGCCGAACCAGCCCAGCGTTCGCTGCGTGCGCTGCAACGGGCGATGGACGCGGTCGAGCTGCCGCTCGACGACAGCGAAGCCGCGCAGCTGCTGGACTGCAATACCGAGGCGAGCTGGAACGAGGTGACCCGATGA